gcgatcagtgttactcgccactgcgacaattggacgacgagactggcggacactgcgtcaattgggccctgcgtcaattgggcgcccatcgcactgggcgatcatcgactggccgacggcgaccggacgaccagggcgcgtgggcgaccaccgacacggcccgctggtgaagtggtcgccaagcttacgtaaactctgcgttttgcaaggaacgaccgcgaacggagcgttataggaatttccgatgcactgacaaatattctacctacatacatatgctttataccgctttatttttcgtttcagttttaccaatttttcgtaacaacacgaatcatactattaatttttttcgctatattatattacatttgctggaattttatattaaacgtacttttataaatacatgtgtagcaccttttcacaaaaaataattgtaagatgacaaatcatatgtacctacatattctccaaaataatataaaagaaaaatgatcgattgaatctttcgcgcagtgcttttagttttttttcaaatggacacacttttttttcttttaaatgttatatttcagttttatcaattggataaattcacactctattctcaattttctcaacactgtattagttatacataataacaaaatattttctaatagcgattctcaaagttttcaagattatattttttttcaatgatgaaatacgtttacgaaaaaaaagcgcatacttaaattcgttcgcggagctcgaataatttttttcggcttttcccataattaaattattacatcgtttacgattcgcagaggcaattctcgaaaaaaatagctttttaaagtaattttaaacatctcccgttctatggttattgttgaaaattacattgagccacaaaaaatcacgttttttagttaccagagcggagactaaccaatctttattaactttgacccactgaattcgaatatgatattgatttttgctggttggtgattgtttacgagatatgagcgtttaaaaaaatgctcgatttttacagttttttggcttttgcggtctttaactcaaaacctagtattgctgtgctcaaagtgagtattggaatcaatagtcagatgtttttcctattgattgtgatattgcattgctttaaaatacttataattaattgtctagcgaattttaaaagtcaaaaaaatattttttttacggattttttctccgtgctattttgcatttatttggcaatttttttatttcacctcgtttataaggattggttttctatttcaatattttttatttttatctaaacgtactaactcgagcggtaattgcaatttaaatgctttcgtttttgttgctcagtgttattatagtcacattaaaatctatatgatagtttatagtaattaaggctcatttcgtttatcaataatttaataaggtatatttttactaattaatatctttcgcttttgtaaattcgaaacatacatacatatgtataacgaattatgtttacatctataactgtcatccagcgctcatctgttcatctaatgtataatttctttaataatattttatgcgtataaaatattacaaagaccttacaagaaattatatattttcaaatatttggaccgaatgaacgaactcattcaaaacgttttttttttactatgagtggcagttttattgcctaaagataaataataccgcgtctcataggctaggctagagatgctctgcaagtcattttgataaaagagttctcaaaacgacttttgacaactgtttctcgaactactttttttcttgattgttttacatgacatgttatacatacatacatatgtaaggtttttcaacgggtttttgcggtatcataaattcatggccctcaaatttggtttaaaataatgcaatgacgtaaatgattttataccctttatccttttattaaattcaaattattctgaaatggttttcatcgttttttcaaaacctctccgataaaataaacgttttttattccaaaaaaaatggcaaagtttcaaagcgatcggaaaagttttaggaggtttgtccaaaactaagataaaccttgtaattttcaaatgttataattagcatggaaataattttttcaatgtatgtatgtgtgtgttgtatgaatgtacatacatatgtacatatgttattttgaaaattttcaatttaatatttattttcattattcatcaatgaaaagtaaatcaaaaaactttattaatactatgatttgatgaatatactaaatactggcgattctagaattgatataatgttgagagttacaaattttacacgttttggattttcgtaagattaaaaataagcaccaatcacacggttgatcccatattttttaagatcatcgaaagccgatgcaattcgcgctattatataagtatttatatttttatttttgaacatttaatttgtacgaatattttttacgtaaatttgtacgaatatcgatttttatattttcggggCAATGAGAGAATTTGTTCGCAGAAGGACCAAAGAGGCATTGTATTGCATTAAGACGATTgtatcgtaaaaatatcaaatattatgttCTTCCCCTTTTTTTTGTCGAAGGGATCGGTACCTGAAGGGATCGGTCCAAAATATCATCTAATGTTGAATGAATCactgttagaaaatattttgtaattatgtataactattaCAGTGTAGTACAAAATTGAGAATAgggtgtgaatttatccaattgataaaactgaaatataacatttaaaagagaaaaaagtgtgtccatttgaaaaatgtttgcaATTTTGGGACCGaccatttatttcattgttttggtAGGTAATCGTAAAACCTGCttcgagaagaaaaaaaaatactgaatgaaAATCGACGGATTGATTGCAAAATtatttaaggctcatttcgtatttacttacctattatacagttcacatggtttttaatatctattgcttttgtaaagtagcaacatacatacatacatatgtacatatgtacgtgtataacgAATCAtgtttacatctacatatgtataacggtcatccagcactcaTCTGTTTATCTAATACAGCGGttcagatttcaaatttccAGCAAGAAATTGTAAAAGTAAATCACTTGATCAgtgatatattaataatattaataataatttgaatacgatattgaaaaaataatattggaattaattaaaaaaggtCGAATAAAACGGGTCGATTTATGAGTTTCTAGAATTGACTACATACCAGcaattctaaaattaatttaatgtaaataaataaatgtctttgaatacaaattttacatattttggaatTTCGTAAGATTAGGAATAAGCATTTATTACGGTTGatccacattttttatatatgtgttatatatatgtgttatatatatgtgttatatatatgtgttatatatatgtgttatatatatgtgttatatatatgtgttatatatatgtgttatatatatgtgttatatatatatatatatatatatatatatatatatatatatatatatatatatatatatatatatatatatatatatatatatatatatatatatatatatatatatatatatatatatatatatatatatatatatatatatatatatatatatatatatatatatatatatatatatatatatatatatatatatatatatatatatatatatatatatatatatatatatatatatatatatatatatatatatatatatatatatatatatatatatatatatatatatatatatatatatatatatatatatatatatatatatatatatatatatatatatatatttgtatatatatatatatatatatatatatatatatatatatatatatatatatatatatatatatatatatatatatatatatatatatatatatatatatatatatatatatatatatatatatatatatatatatatatatatatatatatatatatatatatatatatatatatatatatatatatatatatatatatatatatatatatatatatatatatatatatatatatatatatatatatatatatatatatatatatatatatatatatatatatatatatatatatatatatatatatatatatatatatatatatatatatatatatatatatatatatatatatatatatatatatatatatatatatatatatatatatatatatatatatatatatatatatatatatatatatatatatatatatatatatatatatatatatatatatatatatatatatatatatatatatatatatatatatatatatatatatatatatatatatatatatatatatatatatatatatatatatatatatatatatatatatatatatatatatatatatatatatatatatatatatatatatatatatatatatatatatatatatatatatatatatatatatatatatatatatatatatatatatatatatatataacacatatatataacacatatatataacacatatatataacacatatatataacacatatatataacacatatatataacacatatatataacacatatatataacacatatatataacacatatatataacacatatatataacacatatatataacacatatatataacacatatatataacacatatatataacacatatatataacacatatatataacacatatatataacacatatatataacacatatataaaaaatgtggatCAACCGTAATAAATGCTTATTCCTAATCTTACGAAattccaaaatatgtaaaatttgtattcaaagacatttatttatttacattaaattaattttagaattgCTGGTATGTAGTCAATTCTAGAAACTCATAAATCGACCCTATTCGaccttttttaattaattccaatattattttttcaatatcgtattcaaattattattaatattattaatatatcacTGATCAAGTGATTTACTTTTACAATTTCTTGCTggaaatttgaaatctgaaCCGCTGTATTAGATAAACAGAtgagtgctggatgaccgttatacatatgtacatatgtagatgtaaacatgattcgttatatatatatatatatatatatatatatatatatatatatatatatatatatatatatatatatatatatatatatatatatatatatatatatatatatatatatatatatatatatatatatatatatatatatatatataaccgtCGTCGGACTTTATTAAGGTCTTTTCACACATAACAGCACTACACGttttcagcactgcacgacttcGTTTCAAATAagtcattttatttcatttctattcatatctacctacacgccACGGTCACGCAACGGTCGCGCCACgtttacagcactttggccgggtgtaaggcaaaatcggcttacttatactgTACGGACGCCAAGGGTTCTCATTCGAGATGCCACCTGATGTCGTGATGTTTGTATAGCTCGTGGTAAAGCGTGGGCGAATGCCTTTCTCCGGTGTCTTCCTTCGTCAtctgtggtctggtctctgctgatggctgctctgctctctgtctggtaattggactattcgtcacattggggtggtcacaaagacaatttttgccacgaaaatcgcgaatacacaatatttggccctcaagttctcgttactatgatagttatcgttagtatgatggacttttcggcagccagatgttccgttatagagattttagtgactttgtgacgagtaatttgtgaccagtaatcaccgaaccctctGTCTCCCTCTATCGAACCGTGTGCGTAGGTGTGAGTGTGATGCGGGGAGATGGAAAATGGTGGGagatttatataatgaaaacaggttgtaaatCTGTATTTGAGCAActgtattttaagtttaaatgtACAGAGAGCAAGCAGGGGGGAAGGGGGGGAGTTCGTATTCAAATAACACGTGGTGCAGCTTGAGGTTATGCACCAAGCACGCGTGtctgagttgtctgccttcgGGACGGAGACAAACCAGGCTTCCTCAATACACCCCGGACGAATACTGGAGCTGGTATCGTCAAACATCACCAATCTTGAACTGGTGATTCGGGATCGAGGAAACGAGCCGCGAGTTATATTTACGCGGCGACGGTTGGCGCGGAAGTGTTGGCTAGTCGCTCGCAGGGCGGCCAGCACAGGTAAACATAGGTTTCGTGGGTCGTAAACTGACCATCAGACACTTGGTCTGaacatatacattacaggccatgacgatacatGATgacgtagctacgaatgcacgtgtatgcattcatattgcaagtactcgacaatacgacgtaagcaatattgcaccgtatcgtcatggcctgtaatgtataagtaagccgattttgccttgcactcggccaaagttctgtaaacgtgacgtgaccgcgacgcgTAGGTAGATacgaatagaaatgtaataaaatgacatatttgaaacggagtcgtgcagtgctgaagccgtgcagtgctgttaagtatgaacagaccttaaaatgaacgggtttggtgcaaacgatcaaaAAGCGCCAGACGGAttaaaccacagattaactggatggctgctttaaacgcaattctcgacttcacgaatgaaaaattgcacatcagatgacgagtaacctttcgatgtgcacagatgcaattattaaaattgagttggatctttctggcgagtttttgataatttaataaggaaaaattcggaactaaagtatggAGGATgtacgaatgagacgactggcatgttaatgcacgtgtttattatatgacagctgaagacagagtgagtagcagctgtccgaacccagccgggttggtccccactcgcaggaaggcaaccaaactcgaccatgtcgtataagcgagccgccacatcactccccccccagcatcagcgataccaaaattacaaagaaacaaattttacaaaagaaaaaaagttattgttacacaaaaagcaaaaaaattattgagtggggagaaaaaaattatgttgacgtgggtcatccgctgtgtacataggtgtaccgccctgaatggtcggtagattcgagggcggtgacgtcgcgagcaggacggtgggtggtccgatggtcgcgcgatgcgatgctgcggcggcggcgctcttccgaggctgatgtcggttggtggggcggcgggggcggcaggggcatcgatgtggttgatgatactccgagctggactgtgagtcgttgtggctcgtggaggtgttgtagcgctaccgcccgtctcggcgtgacgacgctcgtggggacggacggggccttgatgatgatgatgatgatgatggtgctgaggtggtgtgtgatgaatcttgtggtgctggatgaccgttctatgtgtagtggatcgcgcatgactccacatccagctgtcaagatcgtcgtctcattcgctcccccattttttaaagcacctgtcatcgacgttggctggacgtcggtaggtaggtaggtaggtaggtagccgtgtctgctcgtttattgtcacccgcgggccgcgacgcgctctgttgatggcgatgggggcgcggcgggtagcttctcccgcctgactcggcgaggcagggatgagcggcatgttgaaattgatcgaggctgcgtggctcgatgtcgggggtcaccagtatggaggatgtacgaatgagacgactggcatgttaatgcacgtgtttattatatgacagctgaagacagagtgagtagcagctgtccgaacccagccgggttggtccccactcgcaggaaggcaaccaaactcgaccatgtcgtataagcgagccgccacaaaagtatcagaagcacagaacgtatacagggtaggtatgtcgggacaacgggtagatttcgcttagtgtaagtgcgagcagtgcgcacgcataaggtacacgtgtcgttaatctgtggttcagtctgtctggcgcttttcgatcgtttgcaccgcatcgaaaatgaacatacccatacaaaatgtaccaaagaatactttacgtacggccggatacctgctgaagtcgcttcgtgccgactaggtatgaacagacctttacccGAGAGACCGATATGTCGCAGGGTGTGGCCCGATACAATGTGACCCCATACAATGTGTATGGGATCGGTCATTTTGCAACTTTAGAACGACACGTCGtgtcaaccaagttgttcgcgagttgagcggtgtgGCCTGGCccttcacatatgactagtagtccgtttactcTGTCAGAGACGCTGTCTAACCATCCGAGAAGGTTGGCAATCACTTTTGCATTTCACCTTGACAGTTTGTATGTCAAATCTAGCAggttactacatatatacttaacCGTTTAATCTTAATTCTGTATATGTTACCGTCAGTGTGTCACCGGTTCTCACATTAATCAATTTATGTAGCAATTATGCTCACTAGTAATTATACAATAGCGCTTGACAGTTGACATAATATAACCTCACTATTGTCAGTGAGGAAGAACTGAGAAATTCTGTTGAAATCAATCCAAAAGCTATTCAGGAACTTATAAGCTTCTTtcgtatcaaaaaaaaaaatcatttaaattgttattataattaaaaacaaaattgataaGGTATGTAACATTataagtatattaaaataaatgatggaATAGTTGCTAAAAAGACGTTTGATATATCTGTACTGCTGAGAAATAACTGTGGAAAGCAGCGCCAAATCGATTTCACTTTTCGAGGTACTACTATTTTCCACCACTATAGtttgaatgttttaaaaattaagttttctcacttgacattaaaataataaaaaaacttttttctgaCGCTAGTCGTATGCAACATGATTTCATACCACGAGGTGCCACTGTTGAAAACCCTGAAGATTATAATGGACGATACTTGAAGACAATACAAGAGCTGAACAGGGCGTGTAATCATACCCTATCAGTGAATGCCTGAATATTCATTGACCAGTCTTCAGCAGTTACATCGTGGAACTGGACATATTTCCTCGCTGATACCGGCCATGGCGTTCGATACGGATAAGTTTATCATGGAAATCCAAAACCGACCCGCAATATGGGACTCTACAGATCCTGTATACATGGATCGCTATAAAAAAAGTGCGAGTTGGGAGGAGATCGTGGAAATATTTGGCGGAGCAGAGCTGGATACTGAACAAAAGAAACAACAAGGTTAGTGTTTTCACaattatatacatgtgtgtatatttatttaatgaattcaTCTATTTTGCCATGGAAGTACATTTTCATTCACAAAGTAGTCAGCAAACATATTTCGAGTTGAATGTGCAGTTTGTCCTCCTCTCGATAAATCTCTACCACCGTCTATTTCACTTTCTAAGCCTATTATTTGCAGAgtatcatcatatacatatccATCTCGAGCACGTACGAAGTTATGCAAAACGCAACAAGTTTTGACAATACTTTTTGCTAAATCTATGTGTACATTCAACGGTTTGTGAAAAATTCTCCACTTGTTCGATAAAATAGCGAATGAACATTCTATGTATCGACGAGCTCTAGATAGTCTatagttgaatatattttttttattactgagATGATTGCCTCCATATGGACGCATAAGATTTACTTGCAAACCGAACGCTTCATCACCTACGAATGCATATGGAAAAAGAGAAGGGTTACTTTCTGAAATGCTCGTCGGTTCAGGGATATTCAATGAACTATTTAtgagtttattaaaaaatgaagtattttttaaaatagcaGAGTTGTTGGATTTTCCATATGAACCTACGTCGACGTAAATGAAGTTATAATTTGCATCACAAATAGCAAGCAAGACGATAGAAATATAATGTTTACAATTGTCAGACAGTGTTCTAGAATCCGAAGACCTATTTAGCATTATTTGTTTTCCGTCCACTGCACCAATGCAATGTGGAAAGTCAGCATGCCTCTCGAATCCAAGTGCGGTCTGCTTCCATTCATCTTCATTTGCTGGCAAAACTATGCATGATGCTAGATTTCGACATATCACTGTACACACTTCTCGGACTATTTCAGCTACTGTTGAGCGTCCGAGTCGATAGTAATAATGGATTTCCACGAACGAACAGCCGCTTCCGAGATAcctgcaaataaaaaatattttcttgtttTAGGTTTGTTACTACTAACAAAATGGAGAGGTTTGAGGTCGAGCtattctagagaatcgagacgccaaaaaaaaattatgtctgGATCCGTAGATAGAAGAAGCGAGTATGTATACTTCAAACCGctgcaatttttacaaaaagTTTCGTCAATTAGAGATACTTCTGAACAGAATGAAATAGAAGACAATGGCTATATCGAGGGtgtaaaaacatcagaaaatCAATTGGCTTCAGAGCCAGCACAGGATAAACCTATTGAAcgaa
This genomic interval from Arctopsyche grandis isolate Sample6627 chromosome 8, ASM5162203v2, whole genome shotgun sequence contains the following:
- the LOC143915337 gene encoding uncharacterized protein LOC143915337 gives rise to the protein MPEYSLTSLQQLHRGTGHISSLIPAMAFDTDKFIMEIQNRPAIWDSTDPVYMDRYKKSASWEEIVEIFGGAELDTEQKKQQGLLLLTKWRGLRSSYSRESRRQKKIMSGSVDRRSEYVYFKPLQFLQKVSSIRDTSEQNEIEDNGYIEGVKTSENQLASEPAQDKPIERKSYKKKRKPVNESDPFVVTLQKSIDTRERQQKEESDEDRMFLLSLLKTLKTVPQERKMSTKIKIMSILNEATQNYNAYSSSPRHHVENYEYSNKRVKSQEASPPILKRLSSSYDCQYSQPPLPPNDPLRTPVASPATSYMSNNSDSMVDLYNN